A region from the Phycodurus eques isolate BA_2022a chromosome 12, UOR_Pequ_1.1, whole genome shotgun sequence genome encodes:
- the LOC133410819 gene encoding histamine N-methyltransferase-like produces MAAETKRTVYQGSELQSFRFYLQHTGEHAAVLHILQKHLPVEFQRIAADKSSLGVLGVGSGGGELDVEMLSLLLSTFPTLPITADIVEGSTELVANFKALVAKTDNLQKIPFTWHVMLSKEYRMQVKDVKKYDFIHMIQMIYFVDDPTETIKFYHSLLNKNGMLMIIVEKATEGWDILWRTFSKELCSEALPVYRSSKEVIASVKTLGLKYEEHSIPNTFEITECFDPNSETGQRLLRFMTGSDFTSFTPQIRADILNLLRSKCSTEKEGKIHFNSCLSCVFVHA; encoded by the exons ATGGCAGCAGAGACCAAGCGCACCGTGTACCAGGGCAGCGAACTCCAAAGTTTTCGCTTCTATCTTCAACACACGGGCGAACACGCAGCCGTCCTCCACATTCTCCAGAAGCACTTGCCAGTGGAGTTCCAAAG AATTGCAGCAGATAAAAGCAGTCTGGGCGTTCTCGGTGTGGGAAGTGGTGGAG GCGAGCTTGATGTCGAGATGCTGTCgctcctgctgtccactttcccCACTCTTCCCATCACTGCCGACATTGTTGAGGGAAGCACTGAATTAGTTGCCAACTTCAAAG CATTGGTAGCAAAGACTGATAACCTTCAGAAGATACCATTTACTTGGCATGTCATGCTAAGTAAGGAGTACAGAATGCAAGTCAAAGATGTGAAGAAATATGATTTCATTCACATGATTCAG ATGATTTACTTCGTTGACGACCCGACAGAAACCATCAAATTTTACCACAGCCTTCTGAATAAGAACGGCATGCTTATGATCATTGTGGAAAAAG CCACCGAGGGTTGGGACATTCTCTGGAGGACTTTCTCAAAGGAGCTGTGCTCTGAGGCCCTCCCCGTGTATCGGTCATCCAAAGAGGTCATCGCCTCCGTGAAGACTCTGGGTCTGAAATACGAGGAGCATTCCATTCCCAACACCTTCGAAATCACCGAGTGCTTCGATCCAAACAGCGAGACCGGACAGCGTCTGCTTCGTTTCATGACAGGCAGCGATTTCACGTCGTTCACGCCACAAATAAGAGCCGACATACTGAACCTTCTCAGGAGCAAGTGTAGCACTGAAAAGGAGGGCAAGATACATTTCAACAGTTGTTTGAGCTGCGTATTTGTTCATGCTTGA
- the LOC133410537 gene encoding histamine N-methyltransferase-like, which yields TGAQDRRGRSFKVCLRIAADKSSLGVLGVGSGGGELDVEMLSLLLSTFPTLPITADIVEASTEFLANFKALVAKTDNLQKIPFTWHVMLSKEYRMQVKDVKKYDFIHMIQMIYFVDDPTETIKFYHSLLNKNGMLMIIVEKATEGWDILWRTFSKELCSEALPVYRSSKEVIASVKTLGLKYEEHSIPNTFEITECFDPNSETGQRLLRFMTGSDFTSFTPQIRADILNLLRSKCSTEKEGKIHFNSCLSCVFVHA from the exons accggtgctcaggacaggagaggacgttcgtttaaggtttgcttgag AATTGCAGCAGATAAAAGCAGTCTGGGCGTTCTCGGTGTGGGAAGTGGTGGAG GCGAGCTTGATGTCGAGATGCTGTCgctcctgctgtccactttcccCACTCTTCCCATCACTGCCGACATTGTTGAGGCAAGCACTGAATTTCTTGCCAACTTCAAAG CATTGGTAGCAAAGACTGATAACCTTCAGAAGATACCATTTACTTGGCATGTCATGCTAAGTAAGGAGTACAGAATGCAAGTCAAAGATGTGAAGAAATATGATTTCATTCACATGATTCAG ATGATTTACTTCGTTGACGACCCGACAGAAACCATCAAATTTTACCACAGCCTTCTGAATAAGAACGGCATGCTTATGATCATTGTGGAAAAAG CCACCGAGGGTTGGGACATTCTCTGGAGGACTTTCTCAAAGGAGCTGTGCTCTGAGGCCCTCCCCGTGTATCGGTCATCCAAAGAGGTCATCGCCTCCGTGAAGACTCTGGGTCTGAAATACGAGGAGCATTCCATTCCCAACACCTTCGAAATCACCGAGTGCTTCGATCCAAACAGCGAGACCGGACAGCGTCTGCTTCGTTTCATGACAGGCAGCGATTTCACGTCGTTCACGCCACAAATAAGAGCCGACATACTGAACCTTCTCAGGAGCAAGTGTAGCACTGAAAAGGAGGGCAAGATACATTTCAACAGTTGTTTGAGCTGCGTATTTGTTCATGCTTGA